In a genomic window of Ipomoea triloba cultivar NCNSP0323 chromosome 3, ASM357664v1:
- the LOC116014240 gene encoding exocyst complex component SEC10b-like has translation YSLSLCIAFGKQFNRGTSAMQHYVGLRPMFDVEVMNADAKLVLGDQEAQPSPSNIARGLSTVYKDITDTVRKEAATITAVFPSSNDVMSILVQRVLEDRVPKLLEKFLVKPSLLNPPPMEEGGLILYLRLLAVAYEKTQELARDLRGVGCGDLDVEGLTESLFLPHKDSYIECEQASLRQLYKAKMEELRAESQQSSESSGTIGRSKGASVASSLQQISVAAVTEFVRWNEEAVSRCTLFSPHPAMLAANVRAVFTCLLDQVSLYVTEGLERARDSLTEAAALRERFVLGTSVSRRVAAAAASAAEAAAAAGESSFKSFMVAVQRCGSSVAIVQQYFANSISRLLLPVDGAHAASCEEMAKAMSSAEGAAYKGLQQCIETVMAEVERLLSTEQKTTDFRSPDDGIGPDHRPTTACTRVVAYLSRVLESAFTGLDGLNKQAFLTELGNRLHKGLLNHWQKFTFNPSGGLRLKRDITEYGEFVRSFNAPSVDEKFELLGIMANVFIVAPESLSSLFEGTPSIRKDAQRFIELRDDYKSAKLASRFSSLFG, from the exons TATTCTCTTTCCTTATGCATTGCTTTTGGAAAGCAGTTTAACAGGGGTACCAGCGCTATGCAACACTATGTGGGTTTACGTCCCATGTTTGATGTAGAGGTGATGAATGCAGATGCTAAATTGGTTCTTGGTGATCAAGAGGCCCAACCTAGCCCTAGCAACATTGCCCGTGGTCTTTCTACAGTCTATAAAGATATCACAG ACACTGTAAGAAAAGAAGCAGCCACTATAACGGCAGTCTTTCCCTCTTCAAATGATGTTATGTCAATACTGGTCCAG CGTGTTTTGGAGGATCGAGTTCCAAAACTTCTAGAGAAATTCTTGGTAAAACCATCTCTTCTTAATCCACCTCCTATGGAAGAAGGTGGTCTTATACTG TATCTCAGGTTATTGGCTGTGGCATATGAAAAGACACAGGAACTTGCTAGAGATTTACGTGGTGTTGGGTGTGGTGACTTGGATGTTGAAG GCCTGACAGAATCTCTGTTCCTTCCCCACAAAGATAGTTATATTGAGTGTGAGCAAGCCTCTCTCAGACAACTTTACAAAGCTAAG ATGGAGGAACTGCGTGCTGAAAGCCAGCAGTCTTCGGAGTCATCTGGGACAATTGGACGGTCAAAGGGTGCTTCAGTTGCATCGTCTCTCCAGCAGATTTCTGTTGCAGCAGTAACAGAGTTTGTGCGTTGGAATGAAGAAGCAGTATCTAGATGCACCTTGTTTTCAccacat CCTGCGATGCTTGCTGCCAATGTTAGAGCTGTTTTCACCTGCCTTCTAGATCAA GTTAGTCTATATGTTACAGAAGGCCTTGAGAGAGCCAGGGATAGCCTTACTGAAGCTGCAGCTTTAAGGGAAAGATTTGTGTTGGGAACAAGTGTTAGTCGAAGGGTTGCTGCAGCAGCTGCTTCTGCT GCGGAAGCAGCAGCTGCTGCTGGTGAAAGCAGTTTCAAATCTTTCATGGTGGCTGTTCAACGTTGTGGAAGCAGCGTGGCTATTGTTCAGCAA tATTTTGCCAACTCTATTTCCCGGCTTTTGTTACCTGTGGATGGTGCCCATGCTGCTTCATGTGAAGAAATGGCAAAGGCAATGTCCAGTGCGGAAGGTGCTGCTTATAAGGGGCTTCAACAATGCATTGAAACTGTTATGGCTGAG GTGGAACGTTTGCTATCAACAGAACAAAAGACAACAGATTTTCGGTCACCTGATGATGGCATTGGCCCAGATCATCGACCAACAACTGCCTGTACAAG AGTTGTTGCATACCTATCCCGAGTGCTTGAATCTGCATTTACTGGGCTTGATGGGCTAAATAAACAAGCTTTCCTCACTGAACTG GGCAATCGCCTTCACAAAGGGTTGCTTAATCATTGGCAGAAGTTTACCTTCAATCCTAG TGGGGGACTCCGCTTGAAGCGTGATATAACTGAGTATGGGGAGTTTGTTCGTAGTTTCAATGCCCCCTCAGTTGACGAGAAATTTGAATTGCTGGGCAT CATGGCAAATGTCTTTATTGTTGCTCCTGAAAGCCTTTCCTCTCTGTTTGAGGGAACCCCAAGTATTAGGAAAGATGCACAGAG GTTTATTGAGCTTCGGGATGACTACAAAAGTGCGAAACTTGCATCTAGATTTAGCTCCTTGTTTGGGTAG
- the LOC116012699 gene encoding exocyst complex component SEC10b-like, whose protein sequence is MKESRDGTQIDRLSKSLSTDSCPLVLDIDDFKGDFSFDALFGSLVNELLPSYQDEETASSEGHITISGNDSVPNGNLRMPPDAGKSAHGQLNALFPEVDALLDLFKNSCTQLIDLRKEIDGKLNNLKKEVAVQDSKHRTTITELEKGVDGLFDSFARLDSRISSVGQTAAKIGDHLQSADAQRENASQTIDLIKYLMEFNGSPGDLMELSPLFSDDSRVAEAASIAQKLRSFAEEDIGRQSMTAPSVVGNATASRGLEVAVANLQEYCNELENRLLSRFDAASQRRELSTMAECAKILSKFNRGTSAMQHYVGLRPMFDVEVMNADAKLVLGDQEAQPSPSNIARGLSTVYKDITDTVRKEAATITAVFPSSNDVMSILVQRVLEDRVPKLLEKFLVKPSLLNPPPMEEGGLILYLRLLAVAYEKTQELARDLRGVGCGDLDVEGLTESLFLPHKDSYIECEQASLRQLYKAKMEELRAESQQSSESSGTIGRSKGASVASSLQQISVAAVTEFVRWNEEAVSRCTLFSPHPAMLAANVRAVFTCLLDQVSLYVTEGLERARDSLTEAAALRERFVLGTSVSRRVAAAAASAAEAAAAAGESSFKSFMVAVQRCGSSVAIVQQYFANSISRLLLPVDGAHAASCEEMAKAMSSAEGAAYKGLQQCIETVMAEVERLLSTEQKTTDFRSPDDGIGPDHRPTTACTRVVAYLSRVLESAFTGLDGLNKQAFLTELGNRLHKGLLNHWQKFTFNPSGGLRLKRDITEYGEFVRSFNAPSVDEKFELLGIMANVFIVAPESLSSLFEGTPSIRKDAQRFIELRDDYKSAKLASRFSSLFG, encoded by the exons ATGAAAGAGAGTAGAGATGGAACACAAATTGACAGATTATCAAAATCTTTGTCTACCGACTCATGCCCGCTTGTTCTAGACATAGATGATTTTAAG GGGGACTTTTCTTTTGATGCATTATTTGGAAGCTTGGTGAATGAACTCTTGCCTTCTTATCAAGATGAAGAAACAGCTTCATCGGAAGGGCACATCACCATTTCTGGAAATGATTCAGTACCAAATGGGAATCTGCGGATGCCACCTGATGCAGGAAAATCAGCACATGGGCAACTAAATGCCCTGTTTCCTGAAGTTGATGCTTTACTAGATTTATTCAAGAATTCTTGTACGCAATTGATTGATCTCAGAAAAGAG ATTGATGGTAAGCTAAACAATCTCAAGAAAGAAGTTGCAGTACAAGACTCAAAGCACCGGACGACAATTACTGAG CTAGAGAAGGGTGTGGATGGCTTGTTTGATAGCTTTGCGCGTCTGGATTCTCGTATATCTAGTGTGGGTCAAACTGCTGCCAAAATAGGAGATCATTTGCAG AGTGCAGATGCGCAGCGTGAAAATGCTAGTCAAACCATAGACCTCATTAAG TACCTGATGGAATTCAATGGTAGTCCTGGAGATCTGATGGAACTTTCTCCTTTGTTCTCTGATGATAGTCGTGTTGCTGAGGCTGCTTCAATTGCACAGAAATTGA gaTCATTTGCTGAGGAAGATATTGGAAGACAAAGTATGACTGCCCCATCAGTGGTTGGGAATGCTACAGCAAGCAGAGGGTTGGAGGTTGCCGTTGCTAACCTCCAAGAATACTGCAATG AGTTGGAAAACAGATTGCTATCCCGATTTGATGCAGCATCACAAAGGCGGGAGTTGTCTACGATGGCAGAATGTGCTAAAATTTTGTCAAAG TTTAACAGGGGTACCAGCGCTATGCAACACTATGTGGGTTTACGTCCCATGTTTGATGTAGAGGTGATGAATGCAGATGCTAAATTGGTTCTTGGTGATCAAGAGGCCCAACCTAGCCCTAGCAACATTGCCCGTGGTCTTTCTACAGTCTATAAAGATATCACAG ACACTGTAAGAAAAGAAGCAGCCACTATAACGGCAGTCTTTCCCTCTTCAAATGATGTTATGTCAATACTGGTCCAG CGTGTTTTGGAGGATCGAGTTCCAAAACTTCTAGAGAAATTCTTGGTAAAACCATCTCTTCTTAATCCACCTCCTATGGAAGAAGGTGGTCTTATACTG TATCTCAGGTTATTGGCTGTGGCATATGAAAAGACACAGGAACTTGCTAGAGATTTACGTGGTGTTGGGTGTGGTGACTTGGATGTTGAAG GCCTGACAGAATCTCTGTTCCTTCCCCACAAAGATAGTTATATTGAGTGTGAGCAAGCCTCTCTCAGACAACTTTACAAAGCTAAG ATGGAGGAACTGCGTGCTGAAAGCCAGCAGTCTTCGGAGTCATCTGGGACAATTGGACGGTCAAAGGGTGCTTCAGTTGCATCGTCTCTCCAGCAGATTTCTGTTGCAGCAGTAACAGAGTTTGTGCGTTGGAATGAAGAAGCAGTATCTAGATGCACCTTGTTTTCAccacat CCTGCGATGCTTGCTGCCAATGTTAGAGCTGTTTTCACCTGCCTTCTAGATCAA GTTAGTCTATATGTTACAGAAGGCCTTGAGAGAGCCAGGGATAGCCTTACTGAAGCTGCAGCTTTAAGGGAAAGATTTGTGTTGGGAACAAGTGTTAGTCGAAGGGTTGCTGCAGCAGCTGCTTCTGCT GCGGAAGCAGCAGCTGCTGCTGGTGAAAGCAGTTTCAAATCTTTCATGGTGGCTGTTCAACGTTGTGGAAGCAGCGTGGCTATTGTTCAGCAA tATTTTGCCAACTCTATTTCCCGGCTTTTGTTACCTGTGGATGGTGCCCATGCTGCTTCATGTGAAGAAATGGCAAAGGCAATGTCCAGTGCGGAAGGTGCTGCTTATAAGGGGCTTCAACAATGCATTGAAACTGTTATGGCTGAG GTGGAACGTTTGCTATCAACAGAACAAAAGACAACAGATTTTCGGTCACCTGATGATGGCATTGGCCCAGATCATCGACCAACAACTGCCTGTACAAG AGTTGTTGCATACCTATCCCGAGTGCTTGAATCTGCATTTACTGGGCTTGATGGGCTAAATAAACAAGCTTTCCTCACTGAACTG GGCAATCGCCTTCACAAAGGGTTGCTTAATCATTGGCAGAAGTTTACCTTCAATCCTAG TGGGGGACTCCGCTTGAAGCGTGATATAACTGAGTATGGGGAGTTTGTTCGTAGTTTCAATGCCCCCTCAGTTGACGAGAAATTTGAATTGCTGGGCAT CATGGCAAATGTCTTTATTGTTGCTCCTGAAAGCCTTTCCTCTCTGTTTGAGGGAACCCCAAGTATTAGGAAAGATGCACAGAG GTTTATTGAGCTTCGGGATGACTACAAAAGTGCGAAACTTGCATCTAGATTTAGCTCCTTGTTTGGGTAG
- the LOC116012701 gene encoding uncharacterized protein LOC116012701, with amino-acid sequence MWDYLKNVYNQSNSARRFQLELELSQLSQGSMSIQEFYSSFETLWTEYTDIVYANVPSEGLVAVQNIHETSKRDQFLMKLRGEFETIRSNLMNRQLVPSMNICVGELLREEQRLTTLAVLEQKAQNSAPIPVAYAAQRRSNGSRDMTNVQCYSCKNFGHFANNCTKKFCNYCKKAGHIIKECSIRPPKKHETAYNVSVGPSSVSNAGQSTITPEMVQQMIVSALSAFGFSGSSVRENDREGA; translated from the exons ATGTGGGATTACTTGAAGAACGTCTACAACCAAAGCAACTCAGCACGAAGGTTTCAATTGGAGCTTGAGTTGAGCCAACTCAGTCAAGGGAGTATGTCAATCCAAGAGTTTTATTCTTCATTTGAAACTCTTTGGACTGAATACACTGATATTGTGTATGCAAATGTTCCTTCTGAAGGACTAGTTGCTGTACAAAATATCCATGAAACCAGCAAGCGTGATCAGTTTTTAATGAAGTTAAGGGGGGAGTTTGAAACAATCAGGTCTAACCTGATGAATAGACAGTTAGTTCCTTCAATGAATATTTGTGTAGGAGAGCTTCTCAGGGAAGAACAACGGCTCACTACACTGGCTGTCTTGGAGCAGAAAGCTCAAAATTCTGCTCCAATTCCTGTTGCCTACGCTGCCCAAAGGAGATCTAACGGAAGCAGAGATATGACTAATGTCCAGTGTTATAGTTGCAAGAATTTTGGTCACTTTGCCaataattgtactaaaaaattcTGCAATTATTGTAAGAAAGCAGGGCATATCATCAAAGAGTGTTCCATTCGGCCTCCGAAGAAACATGAAACTGCCTACAATGTCTCGGTTGGTCCCTCTAGTGTCTCCAATGCTGGTCAGTCTACGATTACCCCTGAAATGGTCCAACAAATGATAGTTTCTGCCCTATCAGCCTTTGGTTTTTCAG GATCAAGTGTCCGGGAAAATGATCGCGAAGGGGCCTAA